One genomic window of Etheostoma spectabile isolate EspeVRDwgs_2016 chromosome 7, UIUC_Espe_1.0, whole genome shotgun sequence includes the following:
- the scn8aa gene encoding sodium channel, voltage gated, type VIII, alpha subunit a, with protein MAAPLIAPPGPDSFKKFTLESLVTLELRINEEKNKKPPKQDNSYRDDDDENKPKPNSDLEAGKSLPYIYGDIPKGLVAVPLEDLDPYYLKSQKTFIVLNRGKTIFRFSATPALYFISPLNPVRRVAIKILIHALFSMIIMFTILTNCIFMTFSDPPEWSKQVEYTFTGIYTFESLVKITARGFCIDGFTFLRDPWNWLDFMVISMAYITEFVNLGNVSALRTFRVLRALKTISVIPGLKTIVGALIQSVKKLSDVMILTVFCLSVFALIGLQLFMGNLRHKCVIWPINTTKAIDWNEYIMNETNFYFLPGQLDALLCGNSSDSGRCPEGYTCMKAGRNPNYGYTSFDSFGWAFLALFRLMTQDFWENLYMLTLRAAGKTYMIFFVLVIFVGSFYLVNLILAVVAMAYEEQNQATMEEALQKEEEFKAMLDQLKKQQEDAQAAAMATSAGTVSEDAVEDDGGGHLSCSSSEMSKLSSKSAKERRNRKKKWRQKEQEKEKGDSEKFVKSESDDGSKRSRFRFPDNRLGRKSSIMNQSLLSIPGSPFLSRHNSKSSIFSFKGRGKDVGSENEFADDEHSTVEECEERRGSLFSPYRRSSYSGYHGKRNSTVDCNGVVSLIGPGHGGRLLPEVKIDKAVPDDSPTTEVEVKKKLSGSLMVSVDQLNTSFGRKERANSVMSVITNTLVEELEESQRKCPPCWYKFSNTFLIWECSPLWIKIKETMNLIVMDPFVDLAITICIVLNTLFMAMEHYPMTPDFEDMLSVGNLVFTGIFAGEMLFKLVAMDPYYYFQEAWNCFDGFIVTLSLVELALADVEGLSVLRSFRLLRVFKLAKSWPTLNMLIKIIGNSVGALGNLTLVLAIIVFIFAVVGMQLFGKSYKDCVCKISLDCELPRWHMNDFFHSFLIVFRVLCGEWIETMWDCMEVAGQAMCLIVFMMVMVIGNLVVLNLFLALLLSSFSADNLAATDDDGEPNNLQISVRRIKIGIAWIKSKVRILVASLLKKPQMEDEQKPLDDMYDKKLNCIANHTGVDINRDLDYVKNGNGTTSGIGSSVGKYMIDEDHMSFIHNPNLTVCVPIAVGESDFENLNTEDFSSESENENSKELDDTSSSEGSTIDIKPDVVEEVVVEPVEEYLEPEACWTDGCVAKYKCCDVDISTGWWKRWWYLRKTCYLIVEHNWFETLIIFMILLSSGALAFEDVYIEQRKTIRIILEYADRVFTYIFILEMLLKWVAYGFVKYFTNAWCWLDFFIVDVSIVSLVANALGYSDLGPIKSLRTLRALRPLRALSRFEGMRVVVNALVGAIPSIMNVLLVCLIFWLIFSIMGVNLFAGKYYYCFNQTSEEYFPVDVVNNKTQCEALMKQNFTEVRWKNVKINFDNVGAGYLALLQVATFKGWMDIMYAAVDSREVEDQPDYEVNIYMYIYFVVFIIFGSFFTLNLFIGVIIDNFNQQKKKFGGQDIFMTEEQKKYYNAMKKLGSKKPQKPIPRPQNKVQGMVFDFVTQQVFDISIMILICLNMVTMMVETDDQSDEXXXXLYWVNFIFIVVFTGMFLADIIEKYFVSPTLFRVIRLARIGRILRLIKGAKGIRTLLFALMMSLPALFNIGLLLFLVMFIFSIFGMSNFGYVKHGAGIDDLYNFETFGNSMIILFMITTSAGWDGLLLPILNYPPDCDPNLENPGTSVKGDCGNPSVGIFFFVMYIIISFLIVVNMYIAIILENFSVATEESADPLSEDDFETFYEIWEKFDPTASQFITFAKLSDFADALEHPLRVPKPNTIELIAMDLPMVSGDRIHCLDILFAFTKRVLGDSGELDMLRQQMEERFVAANPSKVSYEPITSTLRRKQEDVSARTIQNAYRIHLIRRGIIFKRRTFTNNKFENGGTNQEKKESTPSTASLPSYDSVTKPDKEKQDENKEDWARKEKDKNQKDEWESKC; from the exons GTACACATTCACTGGAATTTATACATTTGAGTCTCTTGTAAAAATCACGGCACGAGGATTCTGTATAGACGGGTTTACATTCCTTAGAGATCCATGGAACTGGCTGGATTTCATGGTCATTTCAATGGC GTATATAACAGAGTTTGTAAACCTAGGCAATGTCTCAGCTCTGCGCACGTTCAGGGTGTTGAGGGCATTGAAAACTATTTCTGTAATTCCAG GACTGAAAACCATTGTGGGCGCCCTGATCCAGTCTGTGAAGAAGCTTTCGGATGTGATGATCCTGACCGTCTTCTGCCTGAGTGTCTTTGCCCTCATTGGTCTCCAGCTTTTCATGGGCAACCTGCGCCACAAGTGTGTGATCTGGCCAATCAACACCACCAAGGCCATCGACTGGAATGAGTACATCATGAATGAAA ccAATTTCTACTTCCTGCCTGGCCAGTTGGATGCGCTTCTCTGTGGGAACAGCTCTGACTCTGG CCGCTGCCCGGAGGGCTATACATGCATGAAAGCTGGGAGGAATCCAAACTACGGCTACACCAGCTTTGACAGCTTCGGCTGGGCCTTCCTGGCTCTCTTCCGACTTATGACACAGGACTTCTGGGAAAACCTTTACATGCTG ACCCTGAGGGCGGCTGGGAAGACATACATGATCTTCTTTGTGTTGGTGATCTTTGTGGGCTCGTTCTACTTGGTGAATCTGATCTTAGCTGTGGTGGCCATGGCTTATGAGGAGCAGAACCAGGCCACCATGGAAGAGGCCCTGCAGAAGGAGGAGGAATTCAAGGCCATGCTGGATCAGCTCAAGAAACAGCAGGAAGATGCTCAG GCAGCTGCCATGGCAACCTCTGCGGGTACTGTGTCAGAGGATGCAGTAGAGGACGATGGGGGAGGTCATCTGTCGTGCAGTTCCTCTGAGATGTCAAAGCTCAGCTCCAAGAGTGCCAAAGAACGACGTAATCGTAAGAAAAAGTGGCGGCAGAAAGAgcaagagaaggagaaaggcGACAGTGAGAAGTTTGTCAAGTCAGAGTCAGATGATGGCAGCAAGAGAAGCCGCTTCCGTTTCCCTGATAATCGCTTGGGTCGCAAGTCTTCCATTATGAACCAG TCCCTCCTCAGTATACCTGGCTCACCTTTCCTGTCCCGCCACAACAGCAAGAGCAGCATCTTCAGTTTTAAGGGGCGTGGTAAGGACGTGGGATCAGAGAATGAGTTTGCAGATGATGAACACAGCACGGTGGAGGAGTGCGAGGAGCGCCGGGGCTCCCTGTTCAGCCCTTATCGGCGGAGCAGCTACAGTGGATACCACGGGAAGAGGAACAGCACGGTGGATTGCAACGGCGTGGTGTCGCTCATCGGCCCTGGGCACGGTGGACGCCTTTTGCCTGAGGTGAAAATAGATAAGGCAGTCCCTGACGACAGT CCAACTACTGAGGTTGAGGTGAAGAAGAAGCTGTCGGGCTCCCTGATGGTGTCTGTGGACCAGCTCAATACCTCCTTTGGGCGGAAAGAGCGGGCCAACAGTGTCATGAGCGTCATTACCAACACACTAGTGGAGG AACTGGAGGAGTCTCAACGCAAGTGTCCGCCATGCTGGTATAAATTTTCTAACACATTCCTgatctgggagtgctctccacTGTGGATTAAGATCAAGGAAACTATGAATCTGATTGTCATGGACCCCTTCGTGGACTTAGCCATCACCATCTGTATCGTACTCAATACCCTCTTCATGGCGATGGAGCACTACCCCATGACCCCCGACTTTGAAGACATGCTTTCTGTAGGCAATCTG GTGTTCACAGGAATCTTTGCAGGGGAAATGCTTTTTAAGTTGGTGGCTATGGATCCATACTACTACTTCCAGGAGGCCTGGAACTGTTTTGACGGTTTCATTGTAACGCTGAGTTTAGTGGAGCTGGCTCTGGCTGACGTTGAGGGCCTGTCTGTGCTGCGGTCATTTCGATTG CTGAGAGTGTTCAAGCTGGCCAAGTCATGGCCCACCCTCAACATGCTGATCAAGATCATCGGAAACTCAGTGGGAGCCTTGGGGAACCTGACCCTGGTGCTGGCCATCATTGTCTTCATTTTTGCTGTGGTGGGCATGCAGCTGTTTGGCAAGAGCTACaaagactgtgtgtgtaaaatctCTCTAGACTGTGAGTTGCCTCGCTGGCACATGAATGACTTCTTCCACTCCTTCCTGATCGTCTTCCGGGTGCTGTGCGGTGAATGGATTGAAACCATGTGGGACTGCATGGAGGTGGCGGGCCAGGCCATGTGCCTTATTGTCTTCATGATGGTCATGGTTATTGGTAACCTGGTG GTATTGAATCTATTCCTTGCCTTGCTGCTGAGCTCATTCAGTGCTGACAACTTGGCTGCAACAGATGACGACGGTGAGCCCAACAACCTGCAGATTTCTGTCAGGCGTATCAAGATTGGCATTGCATGGATCAAATCAAAGGTGCGGATATTGGTGGCCAGTCTGCTGAAGAAACCACAGATGGAGGACGAGCAGAAGCCTTTAGATGACATGTATGACAAGAAACTAAACTGCATTGCTAACCACACCGGGGTGGACATCAACCGTGATCTGGACTATGTCAAGAATGGTAATGGCACCACCAGTGGCATTGGCAGCAGCGTTGGCAAGTATATGATTGATGAGGACCACATGTCGTTTATCCACAACCCAAACCTGACCGTCTGTGTGCCCATTGCTGTGGGAGAGTCTGACTTTGAGAACCTTAACACGGAGGACTTCAGCAGCGAGTCGGAAAATGAGAACAGCAAAGAG CTGGATGATACCAGTTCGTCGGAGGGCAGTACCATCGACATAAAGCCAGATGTtgtggaggaggtggtggtAGAGCCGGTGGAGGAATACTTGGAACCCGAGGCGTGTTGGACAGATG GTTGTGTGGCCAAGTATAAGTGCTGTGACGTTGACATTTCTACGGGCTGGTGGAAGAGATGGTGGTACCTGAGAAAAACCTGCTACCTGATTGTGGAGCACAACTGGTTTGAGACCCTCATCATCTTCATGATCCTCCTCAGTAGCGGTGCCCTG GCCTTTGAGGATGTGTACATTGAGCAGAGGAAGACCATTCGGATCATTTTGGAGTATGCTGACAGGGTTTTCACCTACATCTTCATCCTGGAGATGTTGCTGAAATGGGTCGCATACGGTTTTGTCAAGTATTTCACCAATGCCTGGTGTTGGCTGGACTTCTTCATTGTGGAT GTGTCTATAGTCAGCCTTGTAGCTAATGCGCTGGGCTACTCCGATCTAGGGCCCATTAAATCACTCAGGACACTAAGGGCCTTGAGACCCCTCAGAGCCTTGTCACGTTTTGAAGGGATGAGG GTGGTAGTCAACGCCTTGGTGGGTGCCATCCCTTCCATTATGAATGTGTTGCTGGTTTGCCTCATCTTTTGGCTGATTTTCAGTATCATGGGGGTCAACTTGTTTGCGGGCAAGTACTACTACTGTTTCAATCAGACATCAGAGGAATACTTTCCTGTCGACGTGGTCAACAACAAGACCCAGTGTGAGGCCCTCATGAAACAAAACTTTACCGAGGTCAGGTGGAAGAACGTCAAGATCAACTTTGATAATGTGGGCGCCGGTTACCTGGCCCTGCTGCAAGTG GCCACATTCAAAGGTTGGATGGACATTATGTATGCAGCTGTGGATTCCAGAGAG GTGGAAGACCAGCCCGACTATGAAGTCAATATCTACATGTACATCTACTTTGTTGTTTTCATCATATTTGGCTCCTTCTTCACCCTCAACCTCTTCATTGGTGTGATCATTGACAACTTCAACCAGCAGAAGAAAAAG TTTGGAGGTCAGGATATATTCATGACAGAGGAACAGAAAAAGTACTACAATGCCATGAAAAAACTGGGGTCCAAGAAGCCCCAAAAACCTATTCCTCGACCACAG AACAAGGTCCAAGGCATGGTGTTTGACTTTGTGACGCAGCAAGTCTTTGACATCTCCATCATGATTCTAATCTGTCTCAACATGGTTACTATGATGGTGGAAACGGACGATCAGTCCGATGAANNNNNNNNNNTCCTCTACTGGGTCAACTTCATCTTTATTGTAGTCTTCA CAGGTATGTTCCTTGCTGATATAATTGAGAAATACTTTGTGTCGCCAACCCTGTTCAGGGTAATCAGGTTGGCTCGTATTGGCCGTATCCTGCGTCTGATCAAAGGAGCTAAGGGAATCCGCACTTTACTCTTTGCTCTGATGATGTCACTGCCAGCCCTATTCAACATTGGCCTACTGCTCTTCCTGGTCATGTTCATCTTCTCCATCTTTGGCATGTCAAACTTTGGCTACGTAAAACACGGAGCTGGAATTGATGACTTGTACAACTTTGAGACCTTTGGCAACAGCATGATCATTCTGTTCATGATCACCACGTCAGCTGGATGGGACGGCTTGCTGCTGCCGATACTCAACTACCCACCAGACTGCGATCCCAATTTGGAGAACCCTGGTACATCCGTGAAGGGCGACTGCGGTAACCCATCAGTGGGAATCTTCTTTTTTGTCATGTATATCATCATTTCTTTCCTGATTGTGGTCAACATGTACATTGCCATCATCCTGGAGAACTTCAGTGTGGCCACAGAGGAAAGTGCTGATCCACTCAGTGAGGATGACTTTGAGACCTTCTATGAGATCTGGGAGAAGTTTGACCCCACTGCTTCTCAGTTCATTACTTTTGCCAAGCTCTCTGACTTTGCTGACGCATTGGAGCATCCACTTCGTGTGCCAAAGCCCAACACTATAGAACTAATTGCCATGGATTTGCCCATGGTGAGTGGCGATCGCATTCACTGCCTAGACATCCTGTTTGCCTTCACAAAGCGAGTGCTGGGTGACAGTGGGGAGTTGGACATGCTGAGGCAACAGATGGAGGAGCGATTTGTGGCAGCCAACCCCTCCAAGGTGTCGTATGAACCCATCACCTCCACGCTTCGCCGCAAGCAGGAGGATGTCTCTGCCAGAACTATCCAGAATGCCTACCGCATCCACCTTATTCGACGCGGCATCATCTTCAAGCGTCGTACTTTTACTAACAATAAGTTCGAGAATGGTGGGACCAACCAAGAGAAGAAGGAGAGCACACCATCCACAGCCTCTCTCCCCTCCTACGACAGTGTGACCAAACCTGACAAGGAGAAACAGGATGAAAACAAGGAGGACTGGGCCAGGAAAGAGAAGGACAAAAACCAAAAAGATGAGTGGGAATCAAAGTGTTAG